Proteins encoded within one genomic window of Humulus lupulus chromosome 1, drHumLupu1.1, whole genome shotgun sequence:
- the LOC133814976 gene encoding uncharacterized protein LOC133814976 — MTEILIPQNCSLGNLVNLIKNEIKEKTATIEVSYQVEKGTQPMKVVTDNSVLFFLEIKKKFAAKITDLPLCVTIVQESSNENDILLLANQKATAEEMEAGTLLMQENQASINEKIKKKLEEIQIVISDYRVNTIEQGKIYKDKNTIKSALSYYAMLHNFQFKTKRLEPREYLVTCADETCNWLVRASKYRNQDLFKVRKCNPNHTCSVEIVLEDHRQAKSIVVGELIKNKYKSIKRNYTPNDIMNDDFEVTMGYTKAWRSREKVLRLVRGNPNDSYQKLPMYLYMLKQANPGTITHLLLDKEDRFKYLYITFSNSIKGCRYLRPIIVVDGTFLKNAHGGTLFSASTLDSNNNIFVLAFGIVDSENDNSWLWFFSKLRDIYGEPEGLAIVFDKHKSIDNAVHMVYPNAFHGACMLHLLNNLKSKYGGHGEELQMKLIAAAKAYTKIECEHYMRGLDRIDRRIRPYLEKAKSLVQKWVWNNPNNANETFTKVSTATENELRHDIVSKMKYEVLPFNTIEYQVRDQKGINFTVNIHNRTCTCNRFQEDEMPCGHAVAVIAKRHLSVYDYCAKLYRTETLKALSQENVHPLPHKDEWNLPQQLDIMVVTPRIAKTVTLCIYKCAALVNKVI; from the exons ATGACTGAGATATTAATACCACAAAATTGTTCTCTTGGAAACTTAGTGAATTTGATAAAAAATGAGATAAAGGAAAAAACAGCAACTATTGAAGTTTCTTATCAAGTAGAAAAAGGAACACAACCAATGAAGGTTGTAACAGACAATTCCGTGTTGTTCTTcctggaaataaagaaaaaatttgCTGCAAAAATAACAGACTTACCATTGTGTGTCACTATAGTTCAAGAATCAAGCAATGAAAATGACATTCTTTTACTAGCAAATCAGAAAGCTACAGCAGAAGAAATGGAGGCGGGGACATTATTAATGCAAGAAAATCaagcttccatcaatgaaaaaat aaaaaagaagttggaggaaatccaaatagTAATATCTGATTACAGAGTTAACACAATAGAGCAAGGGAAAATTTACAAGGATAAGAACACAATCAAATCAGCTCTTAGCTACTATGCAATGTTGCATAACTTccagttcaaaacaaaaagattaGAACCTAGAGAGTACCTAGTTACTTGCGCAGATGAAACATGCAACTGGTTGGTGAGAGCATCTAAGTACAGAAATCAAGATTTATTCAAGGTACGGAAATGCAATCCAAATCACACTTGCTCTGTTGAAATTGTTTTGGAAGACCATAGGCAAGCAAAAAGCATCGTAGTTGGGGAATTAATAAAGAATAAATACAAGTCAATCAAAAGAAATTACACTCCAAATGACATCATGAATGATGACTTCGAAGTAACTATGGGATACACAAAAGCATGGAGATCAAGAGAGAAAGTTTTGCGTCTAGTAAGAGGGAACCCCAATGATTCATATCAAAAGTTGCCAATGTATCTTTACATGTTGAAGCAAGCCAATCCCGGAACAATAACACACCTACTCTTAGACAAGGAAGATAGATTCAAATACCTATACATAActttctctaactcaatcaagggtTGCAGATACTTGAGGCCTataattgttgttgatggaactttcTTGAAAAATGCACATGGTGGTACCCTATTTTCAGCATCAACGTTAGATTCAAACAACAACATTTTCGTGTTGGCTTTTGGAATAGTAGACTCTGAAAATGATAACTCATGGCTTTGGTTCTTCTCCAAACTGAGAGACATCTATGGAGAACCCGAAG GATTGGCTATAGTTTTTGACAAACATAAGAGCATAGACAATGCAGTACATATGGTGTACCCAAATGCTTTCCATGGAGCTTGCATGTTGCACTTGCTCAATAATTTGAAAAGCAAGTATGGGGGCCATGGAGAAGAGCTACAAATGAAATTGATTGCAGCAGCAAAAGCATACACAAAAATAGAATGTGAACACTACATGAGAGGCCTTGATAGAATTGACAGACGCATTAGACCCTATTTAGAAAAAGCCAA AAGTTTGGTTCAAAAGTGGGTTTGGAACAACCCAAATAATGCAAACGAAACATTCACAAAAGTCTCTACAGCAACAGAGAATGAATTGAGACATGACATTGTTTCAAAAATGAAGTATGAG GTCTTGCCTTTCAACACAATAGAATACCAAGTTCGTGATCAAAAGGGGATAAATTTCACAGTAAATATACATAATAGAACATGTACTTGCAATAGGTTCCAAGAAGATGAAATGCCTTGTGGCCATGCAGTAGCTGTCATTGCAAAGAGACACTTGAGTGTGTATGATTATTGTGCAAAGTTATACAGAACAGAAACGTTGAAAGCATTGTCTCAAGAAAATGTTCATCCTTTGCCCCATAAAGATGAATGGAATCTCCCACAACAGTTGGACATAATGGTTGTAACGCCCCGGAtagccaagacagttacactatgtatttataaatGTGCAGCACTTGTTAataaagtcatttag
- the LOC133828765 gene encoding probable flavin-containing monooxygenase 1: MGKEVAIIGAGISGLLACKYVLSKGFQPIVFESRSGIGGLWTKTIETTKLQTPKPAYQFSDFPWPSSVEEMFPDQHQVLDYIESYARHFDLVKHIKFNSVVRSLEYDASEQDMQHWALSGGDGEACGSRGKWNLVVQEDTNGEQVYTVDFVILCIGRFSDVPNLPDFSPDNGPDVFHGEVIHSKDYSAMDFKVAAEFVKGKQVTVVGFQKSALDIAMECSAANGVENPCTVLYRTEHWNIPDYTPWGFPLANLYLNRFSELLVHKPGEGCLLGLLATLLSPVKEAFSKFVESGIKHKLPLEKHGMVPKRSFHQQINTCLVATVPEKFYDRVEEGSIILKKAPTFGFCKEGILVEGETNPRNTDVVILATGYKGDQKLKDIFTSPTFQNYIVGDPNATLPLYRECVHPKIPQLAVIGFSESVSNLYTSEMRCRWLSELLDGTFKLPSIKEMEEDVAKWDEYMKRYSGQYYRRSCIGAIHVWYNDQLCKDMGWNPKRKKGFFAELFEPYGPMDYVSP; encoded by the exons ATGGGGAAGGAGGTAGCGATTATTGGAGCTGGAATAAGTGGCCTCTTGGCTTGCAAATACGTTCTGTCAAAGGGTTTTCAGCCCATTGTTTTCGAGTCACGTAGTGGGATCGGAGGCCTGTGGACCAAAACCATCGAGACCACTAAGCTCCAAACTCCCAAACCAGCCTACCAATTCTCTGATTTCCCATGGCCGTCGTCGGTGGAGGAGATGTTCCCTGACCAACATCAAGTCTTGGATTACATCGAATCGTACGCACGCCATTTCGACCTGGTGAAGCACATCAAGTTCAACTCCGTGGTTCGTTCGCTTGAATATGATGCCTCCGAGCAAGATATGCAACACTGGGCTCTTTCGGGTGGCGATGGTGAGGCTTGTGGCTCTCGAGGGAAGTGGAATCTCGTTGTTCAAGAAGATACCAATGGGGAACAG GTTTACACGGTAGACTTTGTGATCCTATGCATAGGACGATTTAGCGATGTGCCAAACCTTCCCGACTTCTCTCCAGACAATGGGCCCGATGTCTTTCACGGCGAAGTCATTCACTCAAAGGACTATTCCGCCATGGATTTCAAAGTCGCCGCAGAATTTGTCAAAGGCAAGCAAGTCACTGTCGTTGGCTTTCAGAAATCTGCTCTCGACATTGCAATGGAGTGTTCCGCTGCAAACG gGGTGGAAAATCCATGCACTGTGTTATACCGAACAGAACACTGGAATATTCCAGATTACACTCCATGGGGTTTCCCTTTAGCTAATTTATACCTTAATCGCTTCTCTGAATTGCTTGTTCATAAGCCCGGCGAAGGTTGTCTACTTGGTCTCTTAGCTACCCTACTTTCTCCTGTG AAAGAGGCATTCTCAAAATTTGTGGAGAGTGGCATAAAGCATAAGCTACCATTGGAGAAGCATGGAATGGTACCGAAGAGAAGCTTTCATCAGCaaataaatacatgtttagtGGCGACTGTGCCTGAAAAGTTCTACGATAGAGTTGAAGAGGGAAGCATTATTTTGAAGAAGGCACCAACTTTTGGTTTCTGCAAGGAAGGTATTTTGGTTGAGGGTGAAACCAACCCAAGAAACACTGATGTGGTCATATTGGCCACTGGATACAAAGGTGACCAAAAACTCAAAGACATTTTTACGTCCCCAACCTTTCAAAACTACATTGTTGGAGACCCTAATGCTACATTGCCCCTATATAG GGAATGTGTTCATCCAAAAATTCCACAGCTGGCGGTGATTGGATTCTCAGAAAGTGTATCAAACTTGTACACCTCAGAGATGAGATGTCGATGGCTATCAGAACTTTTGGACGGGACTTTTAAGCTACCTAGCATCAAAGAAATGGAGGAGGATGTGGCTAAATGGGATGAGTACATGAAGCGTTACTCTGGTCAGTATTACAGGAGATCATGCataggtgccatccatgtatggTACAATGACCAGTTGTGCAAGGACATGGGTTGGAATCCCAAAAGAAAGAAGGGGTTTTTTGCTGAATTATTTGAGCCTTATGGACCAATGGATTACGTTTCACCCTAA